Proteins encoded by one window of Xanthomonas sp. DAR 80977:
- a CDS encoding pilus assembly protein TadG-related protein: protein MPPRFDGKRGMAGQAMVLGLVLILVLCVGAIVLFDSGQAVNKKVELTNAADAAAYSVAVQQARALNFAAYMNRGRVANEVAIAQAISLYSWMNQLHGTTIIIRTTMDVLSAIPYVGPIFKAIGVAFKAAEKILKAARKAYNPVAQAMVTALDELNGIFATAATAVIEGVSRVDGMLVAKEVVERNSKNARIGAVGLGVLGEQLLTSENKFLDTHRIPRTTGGGSAAQRAGADRFRNVVMQSRDGFGKDRGDRFGLGLIRFESTGGTDMVDYNRWAALDTMALDINLPWPLPDIDIPLGWGGAQAVDRYKNQRFLRGFGNGQGWYSDWDRRRYRPYGDSLRKNGFVTRLVDGDANVAMDGGQHKKAFFTGYNGLRDYHDVKKNKAMRPYASSGSEIFDDNAGPVFTVYAETDMRNARTSSAIDGIGGPAGSSMATEDKAQNNKLSALSSAQVYFNRPPNYALFRRGDNKVESGNLFSPYWQARLVDTPNSIKVLVAGVGGI from the coding sequence GTGCCGCCCCGTTTCGACGGCAAGCGCGGCATGGCCGGGCAAGCCATGGTGCTTGGCCTGGTGCTGATCCTGGTGCTGTGCGTCGGCGCGATCGTGCTGTTCGACAGCGGCCAGGCGGTCAACAAGAAAGTCGAACTCACCAACGCCGCCGATGCCGCCGCCTATAGCGTCGCGGTGCAACAAGCGCGCGCGCTCAATTTCGCCGCATACATGAATCGCGGCCGCGTCGCCAACGAAGTGGCGATCGCGCAGGCGATCAGCCTGTATTCGTGGATGAACCAGTTGCACGGGACCACGATCATCATTCGCACCACGATGGATGTGCTGTCGGCCATTCCCTATGTCGGGCCGATCTTCAAGGCCATCGGTGTCGCATTCAAGGCGGCGGAAAAGATATTGAAAGCCGCACGCAAGGCATACAACCCGGTCGCGCAAGCCATGGTGACCGCCCTCGACGAACTCAACGGCATCTTCGCGACCGCGGCCACTGCCGTGATCGAAGGGGTGTCGCGCGTGGACGGGATGCTGGTCGCGAAGGAGGTCGTGGAACGAAACTCGAAGAACGCCAGGATAGGCGCTGTCGGGCTGGGCGTGCTCGGCGAGCAGTTGCTGACCTCGGAAAACAAGTTTCTCGATACCCACCGCATCCCGCGCACCACCGGTGGCGGCAGCGCGGCGCAGCGCGCCGGCGCGGACCGCTTCCGCAACGTGGTGATGCAGTCGCGCGACGGCTTCGGCAAGGATCGCGGCGACCGCTTCGGGCTCGGGCTGATCCGCTTCGAGAGCACCGGCGGCACCGACATGGTCGACTACAACCGCTGGGCGGCGCTGGATACGATGGCGCTGGACATCAACCTGCCGTGGCCGCTGCCGGACATCGACATCCCGCTCGGCTGGGGCGGCGCGCAGGCAGTGGACCGGTACAAGAACCAGCGCTTCCTGCGCGGCTTCGGCAACGGTCAGGGCTGGTATTCGGACTGGGACCGGCGCCGCTACCGTCCCTATGGCGACAGCCTGCGCAAGAACGGCTTCGTGACGCGCCTGGTCGACGGCGACGCCAACGTGGCGATGGACGGCGGCCAGCACAAGAAGGCGTTCTTCACCGGCTACAACGGCCTGCGCGACTACCACGACGTCAAGAAGAACAAGGCGATGCGGCCGTACGCCAGCAGCGGCAGCGAGATCTTCGACGACAACGCCGGGCCGGTGTTCACCGTCTATGCCGAGACCGACATGCGCAATGCGCGCACCAGCTCCGCGATCGACGGCATCGGCGGACCGGCCGGCTCGTCGATGGCGACCGAAGACAAGGCGCAGAACAACAAGCTGTCGGCGCTGTCCTCGGCGCAGGTCTATTTCAACCGGCCGCCGAACTATGCGCTGTTCCGCCGCGGCGACAACAAGGTGGAATCCGGCAACCTGTTCAGCCCGTACTGGCAGGCGCGCCTGGTGGATACGCCCAACAGCATCAAGGTGCTGGTCGCGGGAGTGGGCGGAATATGA
- a CDS encoding pilus assembly protein translates to MKNQRRHIRFGRKQLGQGMTEYIIITALIAIAAIAAVTFFGGTVRSQVAGMSKELSGQSATQSINRAKNQSNSAQTEADKTKGMDAYNNK, encoded by the coding sequence ATGAAGAACCAGCGCAGGCATATCCGTTTCGGCCGCAAGCAGCTCGGCCAGGGCATGACCGAATACATCATCATCACCGCCCTGATCGCGATCGCGGCCATCGCCGCCGTCACCTTCTTCGGCGGCACCGTGCGCAGCCAGGTCGCGGGCATGTCCAAGGAACTGTCGGGACAGAGCGCCACGCAGTCGATCAACCGGGCCAAGAACCAGTCCAACAGCGCCCAGACCGAGGCCGACAAGACCAAGGGTATGGACGCGTACAACAACAAGTAA
- a CDS encoding OmpA family protein, with protein MTAIIPTARRAVLSACLVLIAAAGGCKRSEPQPAAHADAEAQPASGAAATPAPAAAEPAKRFDAASLPVSDAPLGSFPYLGLPDGYVTKDAPVRNDFDRAPFWTGDRVEWVEGKIYAAAIGTAEGKPYSPLELSRNIQSMVESLGGQRIASGQLPADASKAIGDSNAAVTYVGGIGDIYNAPAETYVIHRADRDIWIHVCSGGGGGGLLIAETKPFQATAKVLPADALQQQLASAGKVAIQVNFASDAAQILPDSKPQLDQVLQLLEADPALRLAVNGHTDDSGDAAHNKSLSESRASAVVAYLTGAGIAADRLRAAGFGQEQPIAPNTTEEGKARNRRVELVRV; from the coding sequence ATGACCGCGATTATCCCCACGGCGCGCCGCGCCGTTCTCAGCGCCTGCCTGGTCCTGATCGCCGCCGCTGGCGGTTGCAAACGTTCCGAACCGCAGCCGGCGGCGCACGCCGATGCCGAGGCGCAGCCCGCATCGGGCGCAGCGGCGACGCCCGCGCCGGCGGCGGCAGAACCGGCCAAGCGCTTCGACGCCGCCAGCTTGCCGGTGTCCGACGCCCCGCTGGGAAGCTTCCCGTATCTCGGCCTTCCCGACGGCTACGTCACCAAGGACGCGCCGGTCCGCAACGACTTCGACCGCGCGCCGTTCTGGACCGGCGACCGGGTCGAGTGGGTGGAAGGCAAGATCTACGCGGCCGCGATCGGCACCGCCGAGGGCAAGCCCTATTCGCCGCTGGAACTGTCGCGCAACATCCAGAGCATGGTGGAATCGCTGGGCGGCCAGCGCATCGCCAGCGGCCAGCTGCCGGCGGACGCGAGCAAGGCGATCGGCGACAGCAACGCGGCGGTGACCTACGTCGGCGGCATCGGCGACATCTACAACGCGCCGGCCGAGACCTATGTCATCCACCGCGCGGATCGGGACATCTGGATCCATGTGTGCAGCGGTGGCGGCGGCGGTGGGCTGCTGATCGCCGAGACCAAGCCGTTCCAGGCCACCGCCAAGGTGCTGCCGGCCGATGCGCTGCAGCAGCAGCTGGCGTCTGCGGGAAAGGTCGCCATCCAGGTCAATTTCGCCTCCGATGCGGCGCAGATCCTGCCCGACTCCAAACCGCAGCTGGACCAGGTGCTGCAGTTGCTCGAGGCCGACCCGGCGCTGCGCCTGGCCGTCAACGGCCATACCGACGACAGCGGCGACGCCGCGCACAACAAATCGCTGTCCGAGTCCCGCGCCAGCGCGGTCGTGGCCTACCTGACCGGCGCCGGGATCGCCGCCGATCGCCTGCGCGCGGCCGGTTTCGGCCAGGAGCAGCCGATCGCGCCGAACACCACGGAAGAAGGCAAGGCGCGCAATCGCCGGGTGGAACTGGTACGCGTGTAA
- a CDS encoding ABC transporter permease: MNSPIQPHSLLPETTPAQRNWVALGTVVRREVKRILRIWGQTLVPPAITMTLYFLIFGGLIGSRVGDMGGYSYMQFIVPGLVMMSVIQNSYGNISSSFFGAKFGRHVEELLVSPMPNWVILWGYVAGAVLRGLMVGILVLIIAMFFTPVRIPHPLVTLTTVLLGATIFSLAGFINAVYAKKFDDVAIVPTFILTPLTYLGGVFYSVKLLPGWAEAATHANPIFYMVNAFRYGLLGSSDVPVWVAYALMLGFVAVLSALALWLLRRGVGLRS; this comes from the coding sequence ATGAACAGCCCAATCCAACCGCACTCCCTCCTCCCCGAGACCACGCCGGCCCAGCGCAACTGGGTCGCGCTGGGCACCGTGGTGCGCCGCGAGGTCAAGCGCATCCTGCGCATCTGGGGCCAGACCCTGGTGCCGCCGGCGATCACCATGACCCTGTACTTCCTGATCTTCGGCGGGCTGATCGGCTCGCGCGTGGGCGACATGGGCGGCTACAGCTACATGCAGTTCATCGTCCCCGGCCTGGTGATGATGAGCGTGATCCAGAACAGCTACGGCAACATCAGCTCCTCGTTCTTCGGCGCCAAGTTCGGCCGCCACGTCGAGGAACTGCTGGTCAGCCCGATGCCGAACTGGGTGATCCTGTGGGGCTACGTCGCCGGCGCGGTGCTGCGCGGGCTGATGGTCGGCATCCTGGTGCTGATCATCGCCATGTTCTTCACCCCGGTGCGCATCCCGCACCCGCTGGTGACGCTGACCACGGTCCTGCTCGGCGCCACGATCTTCTCGCTGGCCGGTTTCATCAACGCCGTGTACGCGAAGAAGTTCGACGACGTGGCGATCGTGCCGACCTTCATCCTGACCCCGCTGACCTACCTGGGCGGCGTGTTCTATTCGGTGAAGCTGCTGCCCGGCTGGGCCGAGGCCGCCACTCACGCCAACCCGATCTTCTACATGGTCAACGCCTTCCGCTACGGCCTGCTCGGCAGCAGCGACGTGCCGGTGTGGGTAGCCTACGCGCTGATGCTGGGCTTCGTCGCGGTGCTGTCGGCGCTGGCGCTGTGGCTGCTGCGGCGCGGCGTAGGCCTGCGCAGCTAG
- a CDS encoding ABC transporter ATP-binding protein, translated as MNPASPLSSSAPVPALRVRDLRKTYDNGVQALHGVSLDVLPGDFFALLGPNGAGKSTLIGIISSLVNLSAGQVEVFGTDLTAQRSAAMRLLGLVPQEINFNLFEKPFDILVNYAGFYGMPRAQAERQAEVELKRAHLWEKAQVMSRTLSGGMKRRLMIARAMMTQPRLLILDEPTAGVDIEIRRDMWRVLREINAAGTTIILTTHYLEEAESLCRNLAIIDRGRIVEQGPMRELLAKLDVEGFLLDIDGELPAQLPAIEGTTLLAQDAHTLDLDMPRAMDLNRVFAALGDAGIRVRSMRTKSNRLEELFVRLTGDHSSGQPAAVASAAGAANTDAPQPPAAT; from the coding sequence TTGAATCCCGCCTCCCCGCTTTCCTCCTCCGCGCCGGTGCCCGCGCTGCGCGTGCGCGACCTGCGCAAGACCTACGACAACGGCGTGCAGGCGCTGCACGGCGTGTCGCTGGACGTGCTGCCCGGCGACTTCTTCGCCCTGCTCGGCCCCAACGGCGCCGGCAAGTCCACCCTGATCGGCATCATCAGCTCGCTGGTGAACCTCAGCGCCGGCCAGGTCGAGGTGTTCGGCACCGACCTGACCGCCCAGCGCAGCGCGGCGATGCGCCTGCTCGGCCTGGTCCCGCAGGAAATCAACTTCAACCTGTTCGAGAAGCCCTTCGACATCCTGGTCAACTACGCCGGCTTCTACGGCATGCCGCGCGCGCAGGCCGAGCGCCAGGCCGAAGTGGAACTCAAGCGCGCGCACCTGTGGGAGAAGGCGCAGGTGATGAGCCGCACCCTGTCCGGCGGCATGAAGCGGCGGCTGATGATCGCCCGCGCGATGATGACCCAGCCGCGCCTGCTGATCCTGGACGAACCCACCGCCGGCGTGGACATCGAGATCCGCCGCGACATGTGGCGCGTGCTGCGCGAGATCAACGCCGCCGGCACCACCATCATCCTGACCACGCACTACCTGGAGGAAGCGGAGAGCCTGTGCCGCAATCTGGCGATCATCGACCGCGGTCGCATCGTCGAGCAGGGCCCGATGCGCGAACTGCTGGCCAAGCTCGACGTGGAAGGCTTCCTGCTGGACATCGATGGCGAGCTGCCGGCGCAGTTGCCGGCGATCGAGGGCACCACCTTGCTGGCGCAGGACGCGCATACGCTGGACCTGGACATGCCGCGGGCGATGGACCTCAACCGGGTGTTCGCCGCGCTCGGCGACGCCGGCATCCGCGTGCGCTCGATGCGCACCAAGAGCAACCGCCTGGAGGAGCTGTTCGTGCGCCTCACCGGCGACCACAGCAGCGGCCAGCCCGCAGCCGTCGCCAGCGCCGCGGGCGCGGCGAACACGGATGCGCCGCAGCCCCCCGCCGCCACCTGA
- a CDS encoding FAD-binding oxidoreductase, with product MLAPAVGHYRFVRDDGQPLPFVPGQFVQVHFHYADGTATKRSYSLATRHDPAQPADATVEIAVSFVAGGAATALFEGLEIGGQVSASGPYGRFCLGQGDSNRRYLLIATGTGVTPYRSMLPLLEAAMAERGVEVVLLLGARTPAELLYGDEFRAFADAHPGFRFVPCFSRELPDAPHADVRHGYVQQFLAEFAPQAEGDVAYLCGNPNMVDACFDALKDAGLPVQHIRREKYVSSK from the coding sequence ATGCTGGCCCCGGCCGTCGGCCACTACCGCTTCGTCCGCGACGACGGCCAGCCGCTGCCGTTCGTGCCTGGCCAGTTCGTGCAGGTGCATTTCCACTACGCCGACGGCACCGCGACCAAGCGCAGCTACTCGCTGGCGACCCGCCACGACCCGGCACAGCCAGCCGATGCGACGGTCGAGATCGCGGTCAGCTTCGTCGCCGGCGGCGCGGCCACGGCGCTGTTCGAAGGCCTGGAGATCGGCGGGCAGGTCTCGGCCAGCGGCCCGTACGGCCGTTTCTGCCTCGGCCAGGGCGACAGCAACCGCCGCTACCTGCTGATCGCCACCGGTACCGGCGTCACCCCGTACCGCTCGATGCTGCCGCTGCTGGAGGCGGCGATGGCCGAGCGCGGCGTGGAAGTGGTGCTGCTGCTGGGCGCGCGCACGCCGGCCGAGCTGCTGTACGGCGACGAGTTCCGCGCCTTCGCCGACGCGCATCCGGGTTTCCGCTTCGTGCCGTGCTTCTCGCGCGAGTTGCCCGACGCGCCGCATGCGGACGTGCGCCACGGCTACGTGCAGCAGTTCCTGGCCGAGTTCGCGCCGCAGGCCGAGGGCGACGTCGCCTACCTGTGCGGCAACCCGAACATGGTCGACGCCTGCTTCGATGCGCTGAAGGACGCCGGCCTGCCGGTGCAGCACATCCGCCGCGAGAAGTACGTCAGCAGCAAGTAG
- a CDS encoding helix-turn-helix transcriptional regulator: MNSRIRELREARGWSQGELGERLGVSRQTINALETGKYDPSLPLAFRIARLFAHSIEQVFLFDDPE; this comes from the coding sequence ATGAACAGCCGCATCCGCGAACTGCGCGAGGCGCGCGGCTGGTCGCAGGGCGAACTGGGCGAGCGGCTGGGCGTGTCGCGGCAGACCATCAATGCGCTGGAAACCGGCAAGTACGATCCGAGCCTGCCGCTGGCGTTCCGCATCGCGCGGCTGTTCGCGCACAGCATCGAGCAGGTGTTCCTGTTCGACGATCCCGAGTAA
- a CDS encoding alpha/beta fold hydrolase: protein MRHPCRPLAVVAATLLLAACQAGHAPAPQNEGRSYGTLRFHPCTLTSPVAANNVEAQCTRMPVPENPAAPGGRKIELNIAWLPVTGQGGSDPDPVFFLAGGPGQAATEVASIVDFALRETRKRRDVFLIDQRGTGQSNPLTCLGADGKEMQLADPARAPTAAEIADYAKRCAQSLQGRADPRYYTTTQAIADLDAVRAALGVDKLNLIGGSYGTRVAQHYAARYAAHTRSVVIDGVAPNDLVVGGEFATTFEDAIKLQSEQCKATPACAKRFPTDTRAQLRTVVERLRQAPVEVDYRDPASGESKHDRVTADTVTSLAFSFSYAPQTASLLPLVLDEAAHERYAPLMSLARMMGKQLEGQMNRGMQWSVICAEDADRYHPPAAGGDTLLGPEVAQMFFAACPAWPTGTRPADFTAPFTSTLPVLLTSGELDPVTPPRYAARVLQGLPNGRHLVVRGQGHGTMTLGCMPKLLSQFFENADAKQLDATCLDAMSGVPAFTSFNGWEP from the coding sequence ATGCGACACCCATGCAGACCGCTCGCCGTCGTGGCGGCGACCTTGCTGCTCGCCGCCTGCCAGGCCGGGCACGCGCCAGCGCCGCAGAACGAGGGCCGCAGCTACGGCACGCTGCGCTTCCACCCCTGCACGCTGACCAGCCCGGTCGCCGCCAACAACGTCGAGGCGCAGTGCACGCGCATGCCGGTGCCGGAGAACCCGGCAGCGCCCGGCGGACGCAAGATCGAACTCAACATCGCCTGGTTGCCGGTCACCGGGCAGGGCGGCAGCGATCCGGATCCGGTGTTCTTCCTCGCCGGCGGCCCCGGCCAGGCGGCGACCGAGGTGGCCAGCATCGTCGACTTCGCCCTGCGCGAAACCCGCAAGCGCCGCGACGTGTTCCTGATCGACCAGCGCGGCACCGGCCAGTCCAATCCGCTGACCTGCCTGGGCGCGGACGGCAAGGAAATGCAGCTGGCCGATCCGGCGCGCGCGCCCACCGCGGCCGAAATCGCCGACTACGCCAAGCGCTGCGCGCAGTCGCTGCAGGGCCGCGCCGATCCGCGCTACTACACCACCACCCAGGCCATCGCCGACCTGGACGCGGTGCGCGCCGCGCTGGGCGTGGACAAGCTCAACCTGATCGGCGGCTCCTACGGCACCCGCGTCGCCCAGCACTATGCGGCGCGCTATGCGGCGCATACGCGCAGCGTGGTGATCGACGGCGTGGCGCCCAACGACCTGGTGGTCGGCGGCGAATTCGCCACCACCTTCGAGGACGCGATCAAGCTGCAATCGGAGCAGTGCAAGGCCACGCCGGCCTGCGCCAAGCGCTTTCCCACCGACACCCGCGCGCAGTTGCGCACGGTGGTGGAGCGGCTGCGGCAGGCGCCGGTGGAGGTGGACTACCGCGATCCGGCCAGCGGCGAGAGCAAGCACGACCGGGTCACCGCCGACACCGTCACCAGTCTGGCGTTCTCGTTCTCGTATGCGCCGCAGACCGCATCGCTGCTGCCGCTGGTGCTGGACGAGGCCGCGCACGAACGCTATGCGCCGCTGATGTCGCTGGCGCGGATGATGGGCAAGCAGCTGGAGGGGCAGATGAACCGCGGCATGCAGTGGTCGGTGATCTGCGCCGAGGACGCCGACCGCTACCACCCGCCTGCCGCCGGCGGCGACACGCTGCTCGGCCCGGAGGTGGCGCAGATGTTCTTCGCGGCCTGCCCGGCGTGGCCGACCGGCACCCGCCCGGCCGATTTCACCGCGCCGTTCACCTCCACGCTGCCGGTGCTGCTGACCTCCGGCGAACTGGATCCGGTGACCCCGCCGCGCTATGCCGCGCGCGTGCTGCAGGGCCTGCCCAACGGCCGCCACCTGGTGGTGCGCGGCCAGGGCCACGGCACCATGACCCTGGGCTGCATGCCCAAGCTGCTGAGCCAGTTCTTCGAGAACGCCGATGCCAAGCAGCTCGATGCCACCTGCCTGGACGCGATGAGCGGCGTGCCGGCCTTCACTTCATTCAACGGATGGGAACCATGA
- a CDS encoding ATP-binding cassette domain-containing protein, producing MIVADNLHKAFKTKAGTVQAVQGVSFEAADGQITGLLGPNGAGKTTTLRMLYTLMTPDQGQVRVDGIDVGQDPLAVRRALGVLPDARGVYKRLTARENIAYFGELHGLSAARIAERTRLLSAALDMDDILDRQTEGFSQGQRTKTAIARALVHDPRNVILDEPTNGLDVMTTRAMRGFLRGLRAEGRCVIFSSHIMQEVAALCDRIVIVAKGTVVAAGTADELRALTGEDNLEDAFVKAIGSDEGLHA from the coding sequence ATGATCGTCGCCGACAATCTGCACAAGGCGTTCAAGACCAAGGCCGGCACCGTGCAAGCGGTGCAGGGCGTCAGCTTCGAGGCGGCGGATGGCCAGATCACCGGCCTGCTCGGCCCCAACGGCGCCGGCAAGACCACCACCTTGCGCATGCTGTACACGCTGATGACGCCCGACCAGGGCCAGGTGCGCGTGGACGGCATCGACGTCGGCCAGGACCCGCTGGCGGTGCGCCGCGCGCTGGGCGTGCTGCCCGACGCGCGCGGCGTGTACAAGCGCCTGACCGCGCGCGAGAACATCGCCTACTTCGGCGAGCTGCACGGGCTGTCGGCGGCGCGCATCGCCGAGCGCACCCGGCTGCTGTCGGCGGCGCTGGACATGGACGACATCCTCGACCGCCAGACCGAGGGCTTCAGCCAGGGCCAGCGCACCAAGACCGCGATCGCGCGCGCGCTGGTCCACGATCCGCGCAACGTGATCCTCGACGAACCCACCAACGGCCTGGACGTGATGACCACGCGCGCGATGCGCGGCTTCCTGCGCGGGCTGCGCGCCGAAGGCCGCTGCGTGATCTTCTCCAGCCACATCATGCAGGAGGTGGCGGCGCTGTGCGACCGCATCGTCATCGTCGCCAAGGGCACGGTGGTGGCCGCCGGCACGGCCGACGAACTGCGCGCCCTCACCGGCGAAGACAATCTGGAAGACGCCTTCGTCAAGGCGATCGGCAGCGACGAGGGACTGCACGCATGA
- a CDS encoding ABC transporter permease, translated as MSLLRTVFTVMRKELRDLSRDRRTLALALLLGPLLYPALILGMGALAESRVRTQIDKPLNIPVIGRERAPNLVAFLAAQGLNAVAPPKDLTAAIRSQEVDLALKIDEDYANAWREGRPALVEMIKDSTRRDADIPTTRVQAALSMYSQQVGALRLLARGVDAQVSRPLDMAIQDLATPEAKRGALLAMLLPVLLCITSFIGGAYLILDATAGERERQSLEPLLATPASRGAIVSGKIAAACVVGLASLLLTLLAFKLSAQVASGIGRQLNVGFVAMLQMLFVLLPMLLIGTSLLTVLAASAKSMKEAQSHMTWLMLLPMLPGYALMVYPLKTTLWQFAVPFLAQNQMLLKIIRREPIDLQIWAVYLVAGFGLAAVLWLAAVRRYRQERLAISG; from the coding sequence ATGAGCCTGTTACGCACCGTTTTCACCGTGATGCGCAAGGAATTGCGCGATCTCTCGCGCGACCGCCGCACCCTGGCGCTGGCCTTGCTGCTCGGCCCGCTGCTGTATCCGGCGCTGATCCTGGGCATGGGCGCGCTGGCCGAGAGCCGGGTCAGGACCCAGATCGACAAACCGCTGAACATCCCGGTGATCGGCCGCGAGCGCGCGCCCAACCTGGTGGCGTTCCTCGCCGCGCAAGGCCTGAACGCGGTCGCGCCGCCCAAGGACCTGACCGCGGCGATCCGCAGCCAGGAGGTGGACCTGGCGCTGAAGATCGACGAGGACTACGCCAACGCCTGGCGCGAAGGGCGGCCGGCGCTGGTGGAGATGATCAAGGACAGCACCCGCCGCGATGCCGACATTCCGACCACGCGGGTGCAGGCGGCGCTGAGCATGTACAGCCAGCAGGTCGGCGCGTTGCGGCTGCTGGCGCGCGGCGTCGATGCGCAGGTCTCGCGGCCGCTGGACATGGCCATCCAGGACCTGGCCACGCCCGAGGCCAAGCGCGGCGCGTTGCTGGCGATGCTGCTGCCGGTCTTGCTGTGCATCACCTCGTTCATCGGCGGCGCCTATCTGATCCTCGACGCCACCGCCGGCGAACGCGAGCGGCAATCGCTGGAGCCGTTGCTGGCCACGCCGGCCTCGCGCGGCGCCATCGTCAGCGGCAAGATCGCCGCCGCCTGCGTGGTCGGCCTGGCCTCGCTGCTGCTGACCCTGCTCGCGTTCAAGCTCAGCGCGCAGGTCGCCAGCGGCATCGGCCGCCAGCTCAACGTCGGTTTCGTGGCGATGCTGCAGATGCTGTTCGTGCTGCTGCCGATGCTGCTCATCGGCACCTCGCTGCTGACCGTGCTGGCCGCGTCGGCCAAGAGCATGAAGGAGGCGCAGAGCCACATGACCTGGCTGATGCTGCTGCCGATGCTGCCCGGCTACGCGCTGATGGTGTATCCGCTGAAGACCACGCTGTGGCAATTCGCGGTGCCGTTCCTGGCGCAGAACCAGATGCTGCTGAAGATCATCCGCCGCGAGCCGATCGACCTGCAGATCTGGGCGGTGTACCTGGTCGCCGGCTTCGGCCTGGCCGCGGTGCTGTGGCTGGCCGCGGTGCGACGCTACCGGCAGGAGCGCCTGGCGATCTCGGGGTGA
- a CDS encoding CPBP family intramembrane glutamic endopeptidase, with protein MHSDPHPRQAISSGATVAFGARRVELGERRFLHAGRLRWLRAVAWVFPLFLLVVASSMWVAARVGAWWPEASGLAQLAPYLASVATALAIYALAVRLCEDRWPSEIAMRPLLPHLVVGLLLGAAMFAAVMGIMAACGLYEIRFAGPAPAWGAVGKALQAGVVEELMLRAILLRLLWRAFGPWVAFAASAALFGLGHIGNPNATVFAAVCIALEAGIMLAAFYVLTGRLWMSIGVHVAWNFTQGYLFGAAVSGTAMGPAIAHSTARAGAPEWLTGGAFGPEASLPGLVVCMVVGLAATWRAWRAGRFSGER; from the coding sequence ATGCACTCCGATCCGCATCCCCGCCAGGCCATCTCATCCGGCGCGACCGTCGCGTTCGGCGCACGCCGGGTCGAACTCGGCGAACGTCGCTTTCTGCACGCCGGGCGGCTGCGCTGGCTGAGGGCGGTCGCCTGGGTTTTCCCGCTGTTCCTGCTGGTCGTCGCCTCGTCCATGTGGGTGGCGGCGCGGGTCGGCGCCTGGTGGCCGGAAGCGTCCGGCCTGGCGCAGCTCGCGCCGTACCTGGCGTCGGTCGCGACCGCCTTGGCGATCTATGCGCTGGCCGTTCGCCTGTGCGAAGACCGCTGGCCTTCCGAGATCGCGATGCGGCCGTTGCTGCCGCACCTGGTGGTCGGCCTGCTGCTGGGTGCGGCGATGTTCGCCGCGGTCATGGGCATCATGGCCGCATGCGGCCTCTACGAGATCCGGTTCGCGGGTCCGGCGCCGGCCTGGGGCGCGGTCGGCAAGGCCTTGCAGGCGGGCGTGGTCGAGGAGCTGATGCTGCGCGCCATCCTGCTGCGTCTGCTGTGGAGAGCCTTCGGCCCGTGGGTGGCGTTCGCCGCGTCGGCCGCGCTGTTCGGTTTGGGCCACATCGGCAACCCGAACGCGACCGTGTTCGCCGCGGTCTGCATCGCGTTGGAGGCCGGCATCATGCTTGCCGCCTTCTATGTCCTCACCGGGCGCCTCTGGATGTCGATCGGCGTGCATGTCGCCTGGAACTTCACCCAGGGCTATCTGTTCGGCGCGGCCGTCTCCGGCACCGCGATGGGCCCCGCGATCGCGCACAGCACCGCACGCGCCGGCGCCCCGGAATGGCTGACCGGTGGCGCGTTCGGTCCGGAAGCCTCGTTGCCCGGGTTGGTGGTGTGCATGGTGGTCGGCCTGGCGGCGACGTGGCGCGCCTGGCGCGCGGGCCGTTTCTCCGGCGAGCGCTGA